From the Musa acuminata AAA Group cultivar baxijiao chromosome BXJ3-7, Cavendish_Baxijiao_AAA, whole genome shotgun sequence genome, one window contains:
- the LOC135584558 gene encoding tRNA (guanine-N(7)-)-methyltransferase-like: MSSNADTAQAKSRSGRLPRKRFYRARAHSNPLSDSHFPIPISPADFDCSHHYPYFFPPGSGGRSDGDAPPRKVRFADIGCGFGGLLVGLSPLFPDTLMLGMELRDKVTEYVKERILALRASNPGHYENISVVRTNSMKYLPNYFEKGQLSKMFFLFPDPHFKEKNHRRRVISPQLLDEYAYALEVGGIIYTITDVEELGDWMRSCLEDHPLFGAVPEEELELDPVVKLLSSATEEGQKVARNGGQTFRAVYRRIKLEEE; the protein is encoded by the exons ATGTCGAGTAATGCTGACACTGCACAAGCAAAAAGCCGATCGGGCCGCCTTCCCAGAAAGCGGTTCTATCGAGCACGGGCACACAGCAATCCTCTCAGCGACTCGCACTTTCCAATCCCCATAAGTCCTGCGGATTTTGATTGCTCCCATCACTACCCTTACTTTTTCCCTCCCGGGAGTGGGGGTCGTAGCGACGGGGATGCACCTCCCCGCAAAGTCAGGTTTGCTGATATTGGCTGTGGGTTTGGTGGATTGCTCGTTGGCCTCTCGCCTCTCTTTCCAGATACTCTAATGCTAGGGATGGAGCTCAGAGATAAG GTAACTGAGTACGTGAAAGAGCGAATCTTGGCATTAAGAGCCTCGAACCCAGGGCATTATGAGAACATCTCTGTGGTTCGAACCAATTCGATGAAATACTTACCTAACTACTTCGAGAAGGGGCAGCTATCGAAgatgttctttctttttcctgATCCCCACTTTAAAGAGAAGAACCACCGACGAAGAGTGATCAGCCCTCAACTGCTCGATGAGTATGCTTATGCACTTGAAGTCGGGGGTATCATATACACAATCACGGATGTGGAGGAACTTGGGGATTGGATGAGATCTTGCTTGGAGGATCATCCTCTATTTGGAGCTGTTCCTGAGGAAGAACTCGAACTCGATCCTGTTGTTAAGTTGTTGTCTTCTGCGACTGAAGAAGGTCAGAAGGTTGCCAGGAATGGCGGTCAAACATTTCGAGCTGTATACCGGCGAATTAAGCTTGAGGAGGAATAG